In the Nothobranchius furzeri strain GRZ-AD chromosome 1, NfurGRZ-RIMD1, whole genome shotgun sequence genome, ttgaaaaaatgggacccaatgcctccctgcttgagactcagcattaaggggttggattggggggttaaaccaccaaatagttcccgagcgcggctgtgtctactgctcaccgctccccccaggggatgggtcaaatgcggagaacaaatgtcgcacacacacctgtgtgtgtgacaactaatgggactttgacatCAGACACATCAGAGTGGTGACTAACAACCTGCCTCTTCCTCACTCGCCTTGACTCTGAACCAGCTGCTGGTGTGTATTCGTCTCTCAAAGCATCTCATGACCCACATGGTGGGTTTTATCGAAACTCTGATGTGTATTTACAATTAAATTAGCTTTAGAGTCCATTAAAGATGGCCGTCACAGCTAATCAACGTTAGCAAACACGAAGATGGATGTAACTTAGTGAAGTTTACAGATATTGAGCTAAACTTGGTGTAAGTAACAGAGTCATAAACACAGACTAACAaatcaaacaaaataaataaatactgaatTAGATCCCTGTTTGGCCTGGCTTgttctcctcacctgtggagtttTCTCCGGTGCCGGTGGCTGTCATTCGAGCTACATGATCAACACCGATTCTCTCTGCCTCCTCTGTGGCTAAAGTGTAAGTCAGCTCAGCAAACAACATGGTAGCCTGGGTGGCAACAAAAGAAAACCACACACAGAAATGTTAGTAGAGAACAAAATTATTGTGAAAAGAAGTTTTTCAACTGAGCAGGACGTACCTCGCCACTGATGATGTCAATCACAGATtcataaacactaacaggaagctgaaggagaaaggaaacactttttaaaaccCGTCTGATTGCTGCTGCTTCACCGATGCACCGAGGATAAACTTACGTCAGTGTGTTTGGTCATTGGGTTGAGCTTCAGGAAGAGTGGACTCTCAATGATCTCACACACCTGGCAGCAAACACACACGTATACAACAAAAGTATTATAAACACTTATTAATAACAAAactcatgagtgtgtgtgtgtgtgcctgctctgtcttctcgatccccagtgagtcgtggaggatggctgcttatactgagccaggattctctggaggtttcttcctgttaaaagggagttttcctctccactgtcgctttatgcttgcttagtataaggattgctgtaaagtcactgacactagtcagtgacttgatgcaatctgctaggttccttatacaggaaacattttactgattggcttaatgaactgacctgtattctaaaatcactcaacaagttacagttagtccaaaattcagctgcccggataatcaccaagacctccacttttgatcacattaccccttcactggctccctgtcaagtACAGAATTGACTTCATGccttcttcatgcctttaaagccatccataatctctgctcccccatatctttctaatctcctccacattgtcactcccactcgctctctccgatcatcatctACACCGTAcctgtctgttcctcgcactcgtctcagtactatgggagccagagctttcagccactcagctccacaactctggaacactctaccgcctgaCCTCAGCAATACAAACTCCTTCTCAtccttcaagtctcaactcaaaactcacatgttctgcctggcttactcactgtaactgtcctccttccatctactctttttagtctattatccattgcactgctccgactctacccttgggaattactcttagcatttatttcttgttgtttgtattgcttgcttgttatattttgtcttgtacagtgaccttgagagctttgaaaggcgcttgaaataaaatgtattattattattattgaaatgTTTACAGTGTGGGCTTGAGAGACAACTCATGTCATGATTTTTTGCTATATAGATAAACTGAATAGAACTGAACATAACTCAAGCCACAATTTGAAGGATTTTAAGACAATTTTTGGAAAAAATAAAGTTTCACACTGCTGAACGAGGTCATGTTTGCTTTTATGGTCATTTTTTAACTTTGTCTTTTATCTCCTTCCAGCTAAGATCACACGGACGTCAGAGTGTTTCTACCTGTTTGTGAATGTGGATGTCTGACTGGTCGGGGGGGCCACCTGTGGTGTACCAGCCCAAAAACTCCATTTCTTTGAAGACCTGTTTAACTGAAAGACAAAATGAAAGTTAACaatcattttgaaaaaaaaaaaaagaagaggaacTTGATTTACAAAGTTTAAAACTGAACACATTTCATTATTGTCTTATTAAAATCACCCCATAAGAACACTTTACACCTGTCAAACGTGTTATGTTTAAACATGCTTACACTGTTCCTCCTTGGTGTAGTAGTACTCCTTGTCAATGTGCACTTTGTCATCTATGGTGTGAGACATAAGTTCAAAGGAGTTCATCACCTCGATGTTTCTACCCTCCTGTTTTCCGATCAGAGCCCCGATCACTGAAAggagaacacatgatgaacaacaCTTATTATTATGGCATTAAACGTTACTGCATTTTAATTACAGAGAATCTAAGTCAAAGCTTTGATAACTGCAGGGTTTGTTTCTCCCTGgaagcagtttttttttctttaagaacAAACAGGTGAGAAAGAGACACATACCCTGCATCGGTCGCCCTTCCTGGGAGCGGATGCGTATCCAGTGGTCTGATATGTTGAGGATGACCAGAGGGTGCAAGGCcacagaaacgctcccggtgactcCCGAGGCCATGACACTAGGGCCCACTACAGACACGTGGACACAGATGTAAAATAAGCTTTAACTGGACACCAGCAACATGTAACATAAAGCTCTTTActcgaaaacaaacaaaaactgtaaaacaaatgACTGGTTTTGGGAAAAAGGAGGTTGCATTTTAACAAACAGCAAATATTTGAAGTTTTATTAtgtataaaaataatattttaactcCAATAAGGCAGATCCCAAAGAATCCCTCGTATGTCTCATTTATCAGATAATCAGCTGAAGGATGTCTCCACTAAATCAGAAATTGGACTAATTAAATGTAATGCTCTCAATTCTCCTTTTAAAGAGTTGTCTCTGTGGTATGGCGCTAACTGCTGCAGCACTATGGGTGAATCAGTTTTTTTTAGATGCTGAGAAAGTGTCAATCACATTAACCACAGCAATATCATACCCAGATACCAACCCAGACAAACAACAATAAACAAgcagatgtttttgtttataTGGCCAATGTTTGATGTATTTATTGAACCAAGAAGATCCCACTGAGATTAACaacctctttttcaagggagACCTGGCCAAGCTAGGCAGCAGCCAGGATAAATATAACTGGTTAGAGTTAGGTTTGCATCATCACACAGAAATAACAAAGCCGAATTGAAATAAACTTAGTAGTGAAGCCATAGGTGGGCGAAAATAAGGGAAGCAACTGAACTGTAGTTTGTTTTTGCCAAAATGACGTGACAGAGCAATGGAAATCAGGTGTACACAACGTCCCTCGTGTGCTCCTCTAATATGCTGTGCTGTAATTTGAACAGAATACATAAAATAGTATTTTCAAAAAACAATTAGTGTATATAAATTTATATTCACACAAGTCATCCAGACTCCAGTCAAAGAACAGAAAAGGAGCGACGGTAACATCCAGAGTCATGACTACAGACTGAGCAGTGCACGTTAACCCACTTATGTCAGCAGCAGCCTTTAATGACACTAAGTCTTAACTTGGGGTCATTCACACCCAAACTGTACAGCATGTAAGGGAATCGTACATCCATCTATGCTGATGTCAGACTTAAATGGTGAAATAAGAAATAAATACTCGCCTGCCCCATCCACTTCCATTCCTCCACCATCGCTGGTCGCCATCTTGTCCGGTGTGTGAGGCAACAGCGCCTCCTGGAGTCACAATATACCATGGTCACACAATTCGGTGCAACATCTATTCAACGCGCAGGCGCAGGAGGGCTGTTCAGCTAACGAACGTTAGGTGGCAACAAACTGCATTTCAGGCTGTTTCAAAACAAGGTGTGGAGCTCGACCTTTGTCAGAAATTTGTCAAGTGTTatcaaaagaaagaaaatatcgACGGAGACACAACTATCCGAAGGAATTTATAATATTGTATGTTCTTTAATCCAACGTCTAGGTCATACAGCATCATACAGTCAACGAGTAGCCGTTTCCTGGGGATTACTGATTTGGGCGCAACCCGTGTGCGTCAGGATATTAGTCCGTGTGGAAGCTTtacgagttttttttttttttttttaacgaaatGGACGAATTTAAAGCCTGTAATCTGGACTACTTTCCCGAGAACATTTTGATAGATGTTTTGTCATACCTGAGCGTCAAAGAGCTTGTCAGAGCTGGAAGGTAAGACCTGTATTCCAGCTGAAATTTTGCTTGTATGCCAAAAACTCAGCGCCAGGCTTTTTCTTTGTTATGACTCATCCGGTGGTGTAAGTGAGTTTGCTCTGTGTTGCTGCCattgttttcctcttttttttagGGTGTGCAAAAGATGGAAACGCCTTGTTAAAGACCAAAGACTGTGGAAAACTGTCGACTTGACCTCATGGAAGGGGGTAAGAATTGTCAGCACACTGTGTGGCTTTAACGTTTTATTTATCTGATGTTTATTCTTTATGAAAATAATCACAATAAAGTAACACCTGCGAGTTACAAACAATGTTGCATTAGGTTTTAGACATAAAATATCTGTTCCAGTAACACCTGTGTCAGAAGGAAgttatttttaatgttttgtctgaATGACTAAATTATACGCTTTTTCATAAATATGTACAGAAACGGTAAACACAAAGTTTTGCGTTTGTAAAGTCACTTGATGGTTTTAGATGCAACACCAAAGTAAAAGAGGAACTTTCTCATGAATAAAATCAACTTATTTACCCATAATGAACCAGTCAGTGATACGTGTGTATTTTAacctaaagaaaaatgtgttTGTTTGCATAGTTATTAACAGTTATTTTCTCcttttccccatcacacacacacacacacacacacacacacacacacacacacacacacacacacacacacacactatccacTGTGTCAGGTGACATCCCGCATCCTTTGGGTCCTGCTGCGTCAGTACCTTGGTTGTGGACTAAGATGCCTTCGCTTGCGAGGTTTGCTGCTGTCAGCCCGAGGCGGCACCTTTCTCTCTGAGTCTTGGCTCAAAGCTTTGTCCACAAGATGTCCCCGTCTGAGTAAGCTCTACCTTCTGCATACAGACCTGAGAAGTCTACCTAACTGCCTGGTTTTCCCTCGAACTTTGAGAGTGCTGGAGCTGCGTGGTTGTGAGTTGCCTCGGGGTTTTTTCAACCAAAGCTCTTCTAATTCAGCCACTCATCCCCCTGGCAAAGCAGAAGCCACTTCTAGTGCTCCTCATCAAGGAAGGGATCAGAAAGGAACAGGGCTTGGCTCTCCTCTGGGAGTTTGTATTGAGAAGTTAATCCTCAACAATGTGCCCTCTTTCACAGACCAGCATCTGCAGAGTCTAACATCGTGGCAGAGGCTAAGTCAACTGGAGTTGCGTGACACTTTTCGTATAACAGCTAATGGGCTTCGAAATTGTGCAGCCAAGGATGGTCTCTCGGGGGTAGAAGGGCTCTCACGGCTGAAATTTCTTGAAATAGGAATTACGGGACGACAAGGATACCAGTTACAGATGGCCTCCCTTGGACTAGGGGCAGGGTGGATTGGACTGGAGGAGCTGAGTCTTGGTGGTAAGGAGGTGGGGCCGGGTTTGCTCTGTGCCAGCCGTCTGAAGGACCTGAAGCATTTGTGCCTTTGGGCCTGCAAGCTCAGTGAGTTGCAGATTGTGCGGAGCTGCAGGATGCTTCGAGGATTGCGTCGGCTGGAGTTTTTGGACGTGATCTTTCAGCCCATTCAGAATCCTCAAGTAGAAGAGGAACAAGAAGGTAATGATGAACAACCAGACAAAGAGGAAGGTGCAGATGCAAATATGAATGATGACAATATGGCACCAGATGTGAATGAACCTTTCCCAAGTCTGCGGCGCTCACTAGCTGTCCTGCTGCCATCTTGCTCTCTGGTTTTCACCAACTGTTCTGTTCAGATTATTTCAGACTGAATCTGTGTAAGTAGCTAA is a window encoding:
- the cops6 gene encoding COP9 signalosome complex subunit 6; the protein is MATSDGGGMEVDGAVGPSVMASGVTGSVSVALHPLVILNISDHWIRIRSQEGRPMQVIGALIGKQEGRNIEVMNSFELMSHTIDDKVHIDKEYYYTKEEQFKQVFKEMEFLGWYTTGGPPDQSDIHIHKQVCEIIESPLFLKLNPMTKHTDLPVSVYESVIDIISGEATMLFAELTYTLATEEAERIGVDHVARMTATGTGENSTVAEHLIAQHSAIKMLHSRVKIILEYVKAVEAGEVPFNHEILREANALCHRLPVLSTIKFKTDFYDQCNDVGLMAYLGTITKTCNSMNQFINKFNVLYDRQGIGRRMRGLFF
- the LOC107379313 gene encoding F-box/LRR-repeat protein 12 translates to MDEFKACNLDYFPENILIDVLSYLSVKELVRAGRVCKRWKRLVKDQRLWKTVDLTSWKGVTSRILWVLLRQYLGCGLRCLRLRGLLLSARGGTFLSESWLKALSTRCPRLSKLYLLHTDLRSLPNCLVFPRTLRVLELRGCELPRGFFNQSSSNSATHPPGKAEATSSAPHQGRDQKGTGLGSPLGVCIEKLILNNVPSFTDQHLQSLTSWQRLSQLELRDTFRITANGLRNCAAKDGLSGVEGLSRLKFLEIGITGRQGYQLQMASLGLGAGWIGLEELSLGGKEVGPGLLCASRLKDLKHLCLWACKLSELQIVRSCRMLRGLRRLEFLDVIFQPIQNPQVEEEQEGNDEQPDKEEGADANMNDDNMAPDVNEPFPSLRRSLAVLLPSCSLVFTNCSVQIISD